A stretch of the Notolabrus celidotus isolate fNotCel1 chromosome 3, fNotCel1.pri, whole genome shotgun sequence genome encodes the following:
- the nfat5b gene encoding nuclear factor of activated T-cells 5 isoform X1, producing the protein MPSDFISLFSGDLDLNPPRALYSKESVYDLLPRELRLSSSSRQILKAMSQKSGGEAGPPPSAAIASDAMSASMTLEGPRSTFSTSSSSAIHSSASASDQKPVQCSNVDTDDIRSSRGGPEVVGAEGGNGNSRGSSEMTPSKRRTVLNISPPPQDLFDDSQMSCQGETSLDSEQSNSIWMEDSLSNFSMMSSISYNDNTEVPRKSRKRTPRQRPGPKSAPAVDGSMDMFDADSAKGPHFVLSQLGPDSKTGPKGSSDDPQSTKQKGGTLLMQYPQKCEGKELKILVQPETQHRARYLTEGSRGSVKDRTQQGFPTLKLEGVSEPVVLQVFVGNDAGRVKPHGFYQACRVTGRNTTACKEVDIDGTTVIEVSLDPSTMMTLAVDCVGILKLRNADVEARIGVAGSKKKSTRARLVFRVNIPRPDGSVLTLQTPSSPILCTQPAGLPEILKKSLHTCSVRGGEEVFIIGKNFLKDTKVIFQENVSDETSWKAEADIDMELFHQNHLIVKVPQYENQAIISSVCVGIYVLTNAGRSHDVQPFTYTPDTVKNEVPVKTEIPSPVKTCPFDEQIKVLDSALIPSLLPLVKREDITPMEVTSNLQFKTEDLCTAQQNPSMTAGHLNKSRPFSNSLSQPAGDPDKGQPPVFTNTEPLSTIQKQDIAAPSSFSVPADSLLPQSSQQFILEREGIGQERPGSGSGAVGRLCGEPAPQQQQQQMSLFPTDEAKGYCNLPLQPDDKQQQQQHIQHQQQIQKQQIQQQQIQQQQQLQQQQQQQQIQQQQLQQQQQQQIQQQQLQQQQHIQQQQLQQQQQQQVLENLQQQLFQSQIQMQCGMNTEQQGSSQGVVPNQGTLFQQAQQQQQQQQQQAVLFQQASDLLSIQTNFLQQTASHPSPPMFHNPSSLAETQDPQGGLFQKASPEQVQAALFQNTMTVLQSPDQQPSTPGLFLPQSSSAQQQQQQQQQQQLAFLSTLQTPAPEPQSVFQAQTQLSPIQQRGPMEQQQPTQPQPHTQPAQQPPLFQNISQHPAANTLSPSQQQQQQAGLLYCNNRLSSPDQASSLMFSSQGQMPPLTSSSLVSQETQNPSLLFSQASMVAVNRQDRSEPMALGNPADPRQQVMFQEQQPMQLGTNSNSQQEQTVGLFIPQSNMPPLQGGMAAQELAQSAMFGSQNGVANLQTTTSSPVQQPGTLFQTAVSGNINQPSQPPQPGLFLFGIQNECGQLMNTPGNTLSDQIIAISQSGQNQRESEAHIQSLLSQSLSQSGPVQNSMTASQNMEKIDDLLVSLQEPGSNLTRSY; encoded by the exons ATGCCCTCTGACTTTATCTCCCTTTTCAGCGGGGACCTCGACCTGAATCCTCCGAGAGCCTTGTACTCGAAAG AATCAGTGTATGATCTTCTTCCAAGAGAGCTACGATTGTCTTCCTCCTCTAGACAGATCCTTAAAGCCATGAGTCAAAAGAGCGGTGGAGAGGCCGGGCCTCCTCCTTCAGCAGCTATAGCATCAG ATGCCATGTCCGCCTCTATGACCCTGGAAGGCCCGCGCAGTactttttccacctcttccagCTCCGCCATTCATTCCAGTGCTTCAGCCAGTGACCAGAAACCGGTTCAGTGCAGCAATGTCGACACCGACGACATCAGGAGTAGTAGAGGGGGACCGGAGGTGGTCGGAGCAGAGGGTGGGAATGGTAACAGCAGGGGAAGCAGTGAGATGACCCCATCAAAGCGCCGCACCGTACTGAATATCTCTCCACCTCCACAAGACTTGTTTGATGACAGCCAGATGTCCTGCCAGGGTGAAACATCCCTGGACTCTGAGCAGAGTAACAGCATCTGGATGGAGGACTCGCTCTCCAACTTCAGCATGATGAGCAGCATCTCTTATAATGACAACACGGAGGTGCCACGGAAGTCTCGCAAGCGGACCCCTCGCCAGAGGCCCGGTCCTAAATCTGCGCCTGCAGTGGACGGCAGCATGGACATGTTTGATGCTGACAGTGCTAAAGGTCCACACTTTGTCCTGTCACAGCTGGGCCCTGACAGCAAAACTGGACCAAAAGGAAG CTCTGATGATCCTCAGTcgaccaaacagaagggagggaCTCTTTTGATGCAGTACCCACAGAAGTGTGAGGGCAAGGAGCTGAAGATCCTGGTCCAGCCTGAGACTCAACACCGAGCTCGCTATCTGACCGAAGGCAGCCGAGGGTCTGTGAAGGACCGCACGCAGCAGGGCTTTCCGACTTTGAAG CTGGAGGGAGTCAGTGAGCCGGTAGTCCTTCAGGTGTTTGTGGGCAACGATGCTGGCCGCGTGAAGCCTCATGGATTTTACCAGGCGTGCAGAGTCACTGGCCGGAACACAACGGCCTGCAAAGAGGTGGACATCGACGGCACAACAGTCATCGAGGTGTCCCTGGATCCAAGCACAATGATGACACTAGC GGTGGACTGTGTTGGGATCCTGAAGCTCCGTAATGCTGACGTCGAGGCTCGCATCGGTGTGGCCGGGTCAAAGAAGAAGAGCACACGCGCTCGGCTGGTGTTTCGGGTCAACATTCCCCGTCCAGATGGTTCAGTGCTCACACTACAGACTCCCTCATCTCCAATCCTGTGCA CTCAGCCTGCAGGGTTGCCTGAGATCTTGAAGAAGTCACTGCACACTTGTTCAGTGAGAGGTGGAGAAGAAGTCTTCATCATCGGCAAAAACTTTCTAAAAGACACCAAAGTCATATTTCAAGAAAAtgtttcag ATGAGACGTCATGGAAGGCCGAGGCTGACATTGACATGGAGCTTTTCCACCAG AATCACTTGATAGTGAAGGTTCCTCAATATGAGAATCAAGCCAtcatctcctctgtgtgtgtggggatcTATGTGCTGACAAACGCTGGGAGATCCCATGATGTCCAGCCATTTACCTACACACCTGATACAG TCAAAAATGAGGTTCCTGTGAAGACAGAGATTCCCTCTCCAGTGAAGACATGCCCGTTTGATGAACAAATTAAAG TTCTAGATAGTGCCTTGATACCATCATTGCTGCCGTTagtgaagagagaggacatTACTCCGATGGAGGTCACCAGCAACCTACAATTCAAG ACTGAGGATTTGTGTACAGCCCAGCAGAACCCAAGCATGACTGCAGGCCATCTAAATAAAAGCAGACCATTCTCCAACAGCCTATCTCAGCCTGCAGGTGACCCTGACAAAGGCCAGCCTCCTGTTTTTACCAACACAGAGCCCTTAAGCACTATCCAGAAACAGGACATTGCAGCCCCCAGCTCATTTTCAGTGCCTGCTGACTCCCTGCTCCCACAGAGCTCACAGCAGTTCATCCTAGAGAGAGAAGGCATAGGCCAGGAGAGGCCCGGCAGTGGCTCTGGAGCTGTGGGGAGGCTGTGTGGAGAACCagctcctcagcagcagcagcagcagatgtcGTTGTTCCCGACAGATGAGGCAAAGGGGTACTGTAACTTACCACTCCAGCCTGatgacaaacagcagcagcagcagcacatccaGCACCAACAACAGATCCAAAAGCAGCAAATTCAGCAGCAACAAattcagcaacagcagcagcttcaacagcagcaacagcagcagcaaattcagcaacagcagcttcagcagcagcaacagcaacagattcagcaacagcagcttcagcagcagcaacacattcagcaacagcagcttcagcagcaacaacagcagcaggttTTGGAgaatctgcagcagcagctgtttcaGTCACAGATTCAGATGCAGTGCGGCATGAACACAGAGCAACAGGGCTCATCACAAGGAGTTGTGCCAAACCAGGGGACACTTTTCCAACAGgcccagcagcagcaacagcaacaacagcaacaagctGTTCTTTTCCAGCAGGCAAGTGACCTACTCTCAATTCAGACAAACTTCCTCCAGCAGACAGCTTCACACCCATCACCACCCATGTTCCACAATCCCTCTTCTCTGGCTGAAACACAAGATCCACAGGGGGGGTTGTTTCAGAAAGCCTCTCCAGAGCAGGTCCAGGCCGCTCTATTCCAAAACACCATGACAGTCCTGCAGTCTCCAGACCAGCAGCCCTCAACCCCAGGGTTGTTCCTTCCTCAGAGCAGCAGTgctcaacaacagcaacaacaacaacagcagcagcagctggccTTCCTTAGCACCCTACAAACCCCTGCCCCTGAACCACAGTCAGTATTTCAGGCTCAGACCCAACTTTCCCCCATCCAGCAGAGAGGCCccatggagcagcagcagcccacCCAGCCACAGCCCCACACACAGCCAGCCCAGCAGCCCCCCCTGTTTCAGAACATCTCCCAACATCCAGCTGCAAACACTCTCAGTCCaagccagcagcagcaacagcaagcTGGTCTGCTCTACTGCAACAACCGCCTGTCTTCTCCAGATCAGGCCTCGAGCCTCATGTTCAGCAGCCAGGGCCAGATGCCGCCACTAACCAGCAGCAGTCTAGTTTCCCAGGAGACCCAGAAcccctctctgctcttttcACAAGCCAGCATGGTGGCAGTCAACCGACAGGATCGCTCTGAGCCCATGGCCTTAGGGAACCCTGCTGATCCACGACAGCAAGTCATGTTTCAGGAGCAACAGCCAATGCAGCTGGGCACCAACTCAAACAGCCAGCAGGAGCAGACTGTGGGCCTCTTCATTCCTCAGTCAAACATGCCCCCCCTGCAGGGGGGAATGGCTGCTCAGGAGCTTGCACAGTCAGCCATGTTTGGCTCCCAGAACGGTGTGGCAAACCTCCAGACAACCACCTCCTCTCCTGTGCAACAGCCAGGTACTCTGTTTCAGACAGCTGTCAGTGGAAACATAAATCAGCCCAGCCAGCCTCCGCAACCAGGACTCTTCCTGTTTGGGATTCAGAACG
- the nfat5b gene encoding nuclear factor of activated T-cells 5 isoform X2 has protein sequence MSASMTLEGPRSTFSTSSSSAIHSSASASDQKPVQCSNVDTDDIRSSRGGPEVVGAEGGNGNSRGSSEMTPSKRRTVLNISPPPQDLFDDSQMSCQGETSLDSEQSNSIWMEDSLSNFSMMSSISYNDNTEVPRKSRKRTPRQRPGPKSAPAVDGSMDMFDADSAKGPHFVLSQLGPDSKTGPKGSSDDPQSTKQKGGTLLMQYPQKCEGKELKILVQPETQHRARYLTEGSRGSVKDRTQQGFPTLKLEGVSEPVVLQVFVGNDAGRVKPHGFYQACRVTGRNTTACKEVDIDGTTVIEVSLDPSTMMTLAVDCVGILKLRNADVEARIGVAGSKKKSTRARLVFRVNIPRPDGSVLTLQTPSSPILCTQPAGLPEILKKSLHTCSVRGGEEVFIIGKNFLKDTKVIFQENVSDETSWKAEADIDMELFHQNHLIVKVPQYENQAIISSVCVGIYVLTNAGRSHDVQPFTYTPDTVKNEVPVKTEIPSPVKTCPFDEQIKVLDSALIPSLLPLVKREDITPMEVTSNLQFKTEDLCTAQQNPSMTAGHLNKSRPFSNSLSQPAGDPDKGQPPVFTNTEPLSTIQKQDIAAPSSFSVPADSLLPQSSQQFILEREGIGQERPGSGSGAVGRLCGEPAPQQQQQQMSLFPTDEAKGYCNLPLQPDDKQQQQQHIQHQQQIQKQQIQQQQIQQQQQLQQQQQQQQIQQQQLQQQQQQQIQQQQLQQQQHIQQQQLQQQQQQQVLENLQQQLFQSQIQMQCGMNTEQQGSSQGVVPNQGTLFQQAQQQQQQQQQQAVLFQQASDLLSIQTNFLQQTASHPSPPMFHNPSSLAETQDPQGGLFQKASPEQVQAALFQNTMTVLQSPDQQPSTPGLFLPQSSSAQQQQQQQQQQQLAFLSTLQTPAPEPQSVFQAQTQLSPIQQRGPMEQQQPTQPQPHTQPAQQPPLFQNISQHPAANTLSPSQQQQQQAGLLYCNNRLSSPDQASSLMFSSQGQMPPLTSSSLVSQETQNPSLLFSQASMVAVNRQDRSEPMALGNPADPRQQVMFQEQQPMQLGTNSNSQQEQTVGLFIPQSNMPPLQGGMAAQELAQSAMFGSQNGVANLQTTTSSPVQQPGTLFQTAVSGNINQPSQPPQPGLFLFGIQNECGQLMNTPGNTLSDQIIAISQSGQNQRESEAHIQSLLSQSLSQSGPVQNSMTASQNMEKIDDLLVSLQEPGSNLTRSY, from the exons ATGTCCGCCTCTATGACCCTGGAAGGCCCGCGCAGTactttttccacctcttccagCTCCGCCATTCATTCCAGTGCTTCAGCCAGTGACCAGAAACCGGTTCAGTGCAGCAATGTCGACACCGACGACATCAGGAGTAGTAGAGGGGGACCGGAGGTGGTCGGAGCAGAGGGTGGGAATGGTAACAGCAGGGGAAGCAGTGAGATGACCCCATCAAAGCGCCGCACCGTACTGAATATCTCTCCACCTCCACAAGACTTGTTTGATGACAGCCAGATGTCCTGCCAGGGTGAAACATCCCTGGACTCTGAGCAGAGTAACAGCATCTGGATGGAGGACTCGCTCTCCAACTTCAGCATGATGAGCAGCATCTCTTATAATGACAACACGGAGGTGCCACGGAAGTCTCGCAAGCGGACCCCTCGCCAGAGGCCCGGTCCTAAATCTGCGCCTGCAGTGGACGGCAGCATGGACATGTTTGATGCTGACAGTGCTAAAGGTCCACACTTTGTCCTGTCACAGCTGGGCCCTGACAGCAAAACTGGACCAAAAGGAAG CTCTGATGATCCTCAGTcgaccaaacagaagggagggaCTCTTTTGATGCAGTACCCACAGAAGTGTGAGGGCAAGGAGCTGAAGATCCTGGTCCAGCCTGAGACTCAACACCGAGCTCGCTATCTGACCGAAGGCAGCCGAGGGTCTGTGAAGGACCGCACGCAGCAGGGCTTTCCGACTTTGAAG CTGGAGGGAGTCAGTGAGCCGGTAGTCCTTCAGGTGTTTGTGGGCAACGATGCTGGCCGCGTGAAGCCTCATGGATTTTACCAGGCGTGCAGAGTCACTGGCCGGAACACAACGGCCTGCAAAGAGGTGGACATCGACGGCACAACAGTCATCGAGGTGTCCCTGGATCCAAGCACAATGATGACACTAGC GGTGGACTGTGTTGGGATCCTGAAGCTCCGTAATGCTGACGTCGAGGCTCGCATCGGTGTGGCCGGGTCAAAGAAGAAGAGCACACGCGCTCGGCTGGTGTTTCGGGTCAACATTCCCCGTCCAGATGGTTCAGTGCTCACACTACAGACTCCCTCATCTCCAATCCTGTGCA CTCAGCCTGCAGGGTTGCCTGAGATCTTGAAGAAGTCACTGCACACTTGTTCAGTGAGAGGTGGAGAAGAAGTCTTCATCATCGGCAAAAACTTTCTAAAAGACACCAAAGTCATATTTCAAGAAAAtgtttcag ATGAGACGTCATGGAAGGCCGAGGCTGACATTGACATGGAGCTTTTCCACCAG AATCACTTGATAGTGAAGGTTCCTCAATATGAGAATCAAGCCAtcatctcctctgtgtgtgtggggatcTATGTGCTGACAAACGCTGGGAGATCCCATGATGTCCAGCCATTTACCTACACACCTGATACAG TCAAAAATGAGGTTCCTGTGAAGACAGAGATTCCCTCTCCAGTGAAGACATGCCCGTTTGATGAACAAATTAAAG TTCTAGATAGTGCCTTGATACCATCATTGCTGCCGTTagtgaagagagaggacatTACTCCGATGGAGGTCACCAGCAACCTACAATTCAAG ACTGAGGATTTGTGTACAGCCCAGCAGAACCCAAGCATGACTGCAGGCCATCTAAATAAAAGCAGACCATTCTCCAACAGCCTATCTCAGCCTGCAGGTGACCCTGACAAAGGCCAGCCTCCTGTTTTTACCAACACAGAGCCCTTAAGCACTATCCAGAAACAGGACATTGCAGCCCCCAGCTCATTTTCAGTGCCTGCTGACTCCCTGCTCCCACAGAGCTCACAGCAGTTCATCCTAGAGAGAGAAGGCATAGGCCAGGAGAGGCCCGGCAGTGGCTCTGGAGCTGTGGGGAGGCTGTGTGGAGAACCagctcctcagcagcagcagcagcagatgtcGTTGTTCCCGACAGATGAGGCAAAGGGGTACTGTAACTTACCACTCCAGCCTGatgacaaacagcagcagcagcagcacatccaGCACCAACAACAGATCCAAAAGCAGCAAATTCAGCAGCAACAAattcagcaacagcagcagcttcaacagcagcaacagcagcagcaaattcagcaacagcagcttcagcagcagcaacagcaacagattcagcaacagcagcttcagcagcagcaacacattcagcaacagcagcttcagcagcaacaacagcagcaggttTTGGAgaatctgcagcagcagctgtttcaGTCACAGATTCAGATGCAGTGCGGCATGAACACAGAGCAACAGGGCTCATCACAAGGAGTTGTGCCAAACCAGGGGACACTTTTCCAACAGgcccagcagcagcaacagcaacaacagcaacaagctGTTCTTTTCCAGCAGGCAAGTGACCTACTCTCAATTCAGACAAACTTCCTCCAGCAGACAGCTTCACACCCATCACCACCCATGTTCCACAATCCCTCTTCTCTGGCTGAAACACAAGATCCACAGGGGGGGTTGTTTCAGAAAGCCTCTCCAGAGCAGGTCCAGGCCGCTCTATTCCAAAACACCATGACAGTCCTGCAGTCTCCAGACCAGCAGCCCTCAACCCCAGGGTTGTTCCTTCCTCAGAGCAGCAGTgctcaacaacagcaacaacaacaacagcagcagcagctggccTTCCTTAGCACCCTACAAACCCCTGCCCCTGAACCACAGTCAGTATTTCAGGCTCAGACCCAACTTTCCCCCATCCAGCAGAGAGGCCccatggagcagcagcagcccacCCAGCCACAGCCCCACACACAGCCAGCCCAGCAGCCCCCCCTGTTTCAGAACATCTCCCAACATCCAGCTGCAAACACTCTCAGTCCaagccagcagcagcaacagcaagcTGGTCTGCTCTACTGCAACAACCGCCTGTCTTCTCCAGATCAGGCCTCGAGCCTCATGTTCAGCAGCCAGGGCCAGATGCCGCCACTAACCAGCAGCAGTCTAGTTTCCCAGGAGACCCAGAAcccctctctgctcttttcACAAGCCAGCATGGTGGCAGTCAACCGACAGGATCGCTCTGAGCCCATGGCCTTAGGGAACCCTGCTGATCCACGACAGCAAGTCATGTTTCAGGAGCAACAGCCAATGCAGCTGGGCACCAACTCAAACAGCCAGCAGGAGCAGACTGTGGGCCTCTTCATTCCTCAGTCAAACATGCCCCCCCTGCAGGGGGGAATGGCTGCTCAGGAGCTTGCACAGTCAGCCATGTTTGGCTCCCAGAACGGTGTGGCAAACCTCCAGACAACCACCTCCTCTCCTGTGCAACAGCCAGGTACTCTGTTTCAGACAGCTGTCAGTGGAAACATAAATCAGCCCAGCCAGCCTCCGCAACCAGGACTCTTCCTGTTTGGGATTCAGAACG